In Carassius auratus strain Wakin chromosome 41, ASM336829v1, whole genome shotgun sequence, the DNA window caaattcaataacacaaaataatagtctcaaaagctttagatttattaacgattaataacaaccataataataatattagataattagataatatagataaactgggttttaagggcttctttaaacctaatacaacagcaaccttctgtgagccatgtatctggcaaaaatgttatactgtggtggtcagggatgttggtctcttgaaggtctcttattcactaaactttccctaaaataagccagcaatgaaaaaataaataaaaatagtgtgaaaagtacagttgcagtgaaaagtatttctgaaggatcacgtgacactgaagagtactgatgtaatgatgctgaaaattcacctttgatcacaaaaataaattacattttaaaatattaaaatagaaaacagttatttaaaattgtaaaaatattacacaatattactgattttgctgtattttggatcaaataaatgaagccttggaatgaatcatgaattacattctgtatgataaaatataaagatttcattgatcttctgtaattttttttttttttttagttactactacattactgtagtaaaaccatgttttacaacattttataaagagagtatacagagagtataccataacatgattagcctaaatgttaataaattaagtgtatcagcaatcataaatcaaagaagaaatttcttagaaatatgttatctaggtgaagAGGATCATttgcgctttgtgtaagttccagtacgaaacagcggggggagcacctgttatgattttccgatggtaaaaacaaattatatgttgttgtattacttatcaatatatcgtttttgaccagcgaatgtgcgcaaatgtgattttttttttctgtccgtcattaaaacggcgacggcgcttgccgctgcgggcatcacattacattttcatctaggttacaaactagtttttgtagctatatagacggagcgctcagtttttcctgtggtaaaatgcatttggccaaattagcattttataaaagatgaaatgctactgtatgcacaggctgtgttggctatgtattggctatgactagatggcaaatgctagccctctttctcaggcgacgtcccacatgtctgagtcagtgagtcagtcagacatcaaataaataaaacattagcttttatagacagtgtttagtagtacttattcaaacaacaagatatttatttacccttcgcaaaactttgttcagctcagctgttgtctactgtgcggctgctgtaaaacttcagttgattcaatgaatatagagggggcggagttatcagcttactgacagcttgaggatccaataagatttacacaagctcgttttaagaactttcatttggtaaaacagacagacagacgtaaagggggaccaatagcattgataaaaaaaaaaaaaaaaaaaaccaccaccaaaaaagggcacttcggagtgtaagggcaaaaagggcatgtgctctgcacaggttgagccctacctgtgcacgtgcctgctttCCAGTTCCTGGACAAACAATGTTCAAATCCATGCAGCTTGGCAATCATTCCCTCTTGAATTCCAGCAACCCACTTTTCTAGCAGAGCTGCTAACTTTTACAAATCTTGACTAAAATGCATGGTTTCTAGCACATAATGATGAAAAATATAGCTAACACTTTTCTTTTCTGATTACAAAGCATTattgtggcgaggggggcgtggtttagcggaatccgcaacgggagagagacggagggagcagagcgaggcgtaagtaggtcaaatgcaattaacgaacacgtgtgtttgattgcagtaattggcgtggagagaccggatataagccgagtcaccgcagagagaaagagagagagacacgctgggacctcgtgctgcactagggaagctacaacagtgctttaaagttattgaagttattgaccgtgtttaagcaatcgtttgctgtctacgcccagagggcatcgtgttttcttattttgtattactgaataaacgagtgtcccagcaacaagccgacccctgccttcttccttcctattgagactgtgttgaaccttgttacagtggtgccgaaacccgggaaggaagaagagcatcgccgccatgcaatctccgtcaggtacgccatttgcggacatcatCCAGTCGCTCGCCGGTCTTCATCAGGAACAACATCAACACATGCTGGCGATCAAGGAGGAGCAGGACAAACGCTTCGAGGCGCTCCTCCGGGCCCAGCATGAAGACCGCGAGCTATTCCGGAGCTGGGTAGACCGGGAGGCCCGGGCCACCCCTTCGTTTAAAGACCAGACATCTCCTCTGCCGCTCAACAAGATGGGGCCTCAGGATGacccggaggccttcctggacctGTTTGAAAAATCGGCAGAGGCTCGAGGGTGGCCCCCTGCGGACTGGCCCCTGCGGCTCATTCCCCTGCTGTCCGGGGAAGCGCAGGTGGCCGCTCACCAACTGCCAGTCCAAAACCTCCTGGCCTACCAGGACCTCAAGCGTGCCATCCTCCAGCGGGTCGGTCGGACTCCGGAGCAACATCGCCAGAGGTTCAGGACTCTAACCCTGGAAGAGTCTGGCCGGCCCTTCGTGAtggcacagcagctccgggattccTGCCGCAAGTGGTTGATGGCCGACAGTAGCGACGTCGAGGACGTGATCGATCgtgtggtactggagcagttcgtgGCCAAGCTGCCAAGGAAGACAgcgcagtgggtccagtgccaccgcccgacgtcgctgaaccaggccatccagctggcggaagaccaaatggtggcgtgtccaggggtcggcgaccccttaccatctgcttctctctcttcttctctctcctcccctcccctctctctccctaaaTCTGTCCCTCTCCCCAGGTCCCGTGGGGGGCTTCCGTCGAAGCTAGCCCCGAGGTGGAGGACGAATTACGGGGCTGAGTCACCAGCAGGTCCCAGGGCTCCTCCCAGGGGTGGGACCTCGCCCATGGGATCCGTTCCCCAGGCCCCGGCCTCTCCGCTCTCTCCTCGCCAATCGCTTGACCTACTTCCTGCCGCCAGGGTGGCGGTAAAGTCTGGGccggcctgttggcgttgcggggacccagGGCATTTTATCGATAGGTGTCCGGTGATGGAAGTGGGGACGTTGATCCGGGTCCCCGACGCGCCAAAGGCTGCCCTCGATCAGGCTGGCTTATACCAAATACCAGTGAGTATCAGGGGGGGTAcatatcaggctttggtggattcgggatgtaaccaatcctccatccatcaaagcctgattcatccGAAGGCATTGGATAATAGCCGCATGGTTAGGGTTCGGTGTGTACACGGGGAAGTGGTGAATTACCCTATTTTGCCTGTGGATATTAAATTTAGGGGAGGAAAACATAGAGTAGAGGTGGCCGTTAACCCGCACCTCAggcatccgataattttgggtacgaattggcccgcgtttaatGAATTATTGGGGTATTTATGTTCGGATGGCTCTTGGGGGAAACAAGGGAGGGATGGAGTAGCGGTTGCGCAGGTGGGAGAGGCTGAACCGGAACCAccggaacctgtggcaggggaacCGAGTGCTCCCGAGCGGAACATCCTCCCGGAGCGCGATGAttttcccctggaacagtcccgcgatgagacgctaaaaaatgcttttgaccagGTTCGCTCGATCGACGGACAGCTTCTCCTCCCTGACCAACCGCTCTCTTATCCGtacttttcaattttaaaagataggttgtatcgggtgacccaagacgcccagacaaagcaagatacaacccagttgttgatACCTAAAAGCcgccgggaaatgcttttccaggcggctcattgtaatccaatggccgggcatttagggcaagcggctacactaaaccgtctcatggcccgcttcttctggccgggcattcacgagaatgtgcgcagatggtgcgcggcttgtcgtgaatgtcagctggtgaatccaccggccaccccaaaagcaccattgtgcccccttccattaatgcaggtccccttcgaacgaattggcatggacctcatcgggccattagagcggtcAGCACGAGGACACCGCTTTGCATTAGTTCTGGTGGACTATGCAACGCGATATCCTGAGGCAGTGCCTCTCCGCTCTATCTCCGCGAAGAGTGTGGCGAGTGCACTGTTTCAattaatctcccgggtggggatcccaaaggagatcctcaccgatcaaggcacggcgtttatgtcacgtactattcgcgagctttatgaattattgggcattagatcgattcgaacaagcgtctatcacccacaaacagacgggctggtcgagcgatttaatcgcacattaaaatccatgattcgtaagttcgttcaggaagacgccaaaaattgggataggtggctagaacccctcttgttcgctgtacgggaggtcccgcaagcctccacggggttttcccccttcgagcttctttatgggcgccagccccgcggggtccttgacgtccttaaagaaacttgggaggacggaccttctgctagcaaaaacgaaattcaatatgtcatggacctgagaacaaaactccacacgttggggcggctatccatggagaatttgttgcaggctcaagacaaacagagtcggttgtacaacaggggggctaggctacgtcaatttgcaccgggggataaagtgcttgtattactccctacctctagttcaaagttactcgcgaagtggcaaggaccctttgaggtcacacggcgggttggggatcttaactatgaggtagctcgaacggataggggcggggcacatcaaatataccacctcaacctattaaaaaaatggtctgaggcggaatcagtgttgctggcgacggtagtgagtggggaggaggatctcggTCCAGAAGCGAGTTCAAAATCCCAATCTCTCGCTCTGGCCCCTGGAGGAGACCACCTCTCACCATCGCAGCTCACTGATATCAAGTCCATTCAAGCAGCCTTTGCTGATGTGTTCTCGCCCCTGCCTGGTCGAACGAatctcattcagcaccatgttgagaccgagccgggcgtggtagttcgcagccggccgtatagattacctgaacataaaaaaaaggtggttcagggggagttagaggcaatgctagagatgggagtaatagaagaatccaacagtgactgggcgagcccgatcgTCTTAGTACCTAAAACAGACGGCTCCgtgcggttctgtgtggattatagaaaggtgaatgctgtgtcaaaatttgacgcatatccaatgccccgggtggacgaattgcttgatcggctaggctCGGCTCGCTTTTACTCGACGCTGGATTTAACTaaaggttattggcagatccccttgtctcccatgaccaaagaaaaaacagctttcaccacGCCGTTCGGGTTACACCAATTTGTCACTCTTCCGTTCGGgctattcggggctccagccacgTTTCAGCGTCTCATGGACAAAATTCTCCGTccgcatgctgcatatgccgccgcctacctggatgacatcatcatctacagtggggaTTGGCAGCGACATATGCAGCATTTGCGAGCGGTCCTGAAGACGCTGAGGAGGGCTGGGCTCACGGCTAATCCGAGgaagtgtgcaattgggcgggtggaagtaagatatctgggtttccacttgggtcatggacaggtgcgtccccaaattgataagacggcAGCAGTTGCAACTTGTCCAAGgcctaagaccaaaaaggaggttagacagttcctggggctggcagggtattatagaaggtttgtacctaatttttcggatactgctagcccgctgactgatttaactaaaaaggaggcaccagatacggtccagtggacggagcagtgccagcaggctttcacccagttaaaagctgccctgtgtggcggaccgctcctgaatgcacctaacttttctctcccctttatcttgcagacagacgcgtcgaacagagggttgggcgcagtcctgtcccaggaggtggagggggaagaacggccggtgctgtacatcagtcggaagctctctaagagagagacgatgtacagcaccatagaaaaagaATGTCTAGCGATCAGGTGGGCTGTTCTTACCCTCCGTTATTACCTCCTggggcgggagttcaccctctgttcggaccacgctcctctgcagtggctccaccgcatgaaagataccaacgcgcggatcacccggtggtatctagctttacagccatttaaatttcaggtgatccacaggccgggtgtacagatggctgtggctgacttcctctccaggagggggggggggaggctgcaggccggacggctccccggcctgagtcgggcggtgggggtatgtggcgaggggggcgtggtttagcggaatccgcaacgggagagagacggagggagcagagcgaggcgtaagtaggtcaaatgcaattaacgaacacgtgtgtttgattgcagtaattggcgtggagagaccggatataagccgagtcaccgcagagagaaagagagagagacacgctgggacctcgtgctgcactagggaagctacaacagtgctttaaagttattgaagttattgaccgtgtttaagcaatcgtttgctgtctacgcccagagggcatcgtgttttcttattttgtattactgaataaacgagtgtcccagcaacaagccgacccctgccttcttccttcctattgagactgtgttgaaccttgttac includes these proteins:
- the LOC113059322 gene encoding putative SCAN domain-containing protein SCAND2P → MQSPSGTPFADIIQSLAGLHQEQHQHMLAIKEEQDKRFEALLRAQHEDRELFRSWVDREARATPSFKDQTSPLPLNKMGPQDDPEAFLDLFEKSAEARGWPPADWPLRLIPLLSGEAQVAAHQLPVQNLLAYQDLKRAILQRVGRTPEQHRQRFRTLTLEESGRPFVMAQQLRDSCRKWLMADSSDVEDVIDRVVLEQFVAKLPRKTAQWVQCHRPTSLNQAIQLAEDQMVACPGVGDPLPSASLSSSLSSPPLSLPKSVPLPRSRGGLPSKLAPRWRTNYGAESPAGPRAPPRGGTSPMGSVPQAPASPLSPRQSLDLLPAARVAVKSGPACWRCGDPGHFIDRCPVMEVGTLIRVPDAPKAALDQAGLYQIP